One part of the Macaca nemestrina isolate mMacNem1 unplaced genomic scaffold, mMacNem.hap1 Scaffold_56, whole genome shotgun sequence genome encodes these proteins:
- the LOC139361518 gene encoding lysine-specific demethylase PHF2-like, translated as MKLKEFVDCYYSTSCKRVLNTTNLEFSDTQMPSFVEPPDIMKKLPWVENYWLDDILLAKPKVTQYYLICMKESYPNFHIDSGHFCLIPRVQIPRALTVAKMPLPRGPSDHPSLGQEAMETSLDGGAGVHVGSDKHTNVSFF; from the exons ATGAAGCTGAAGGAGTTTGTGGACTGTTACTACAGCACCAGCTGCAAGCGGGTCCTCAACACCACTAACCTAGAGTTCTCTGATACCCA GATGCCCAGCTTCGTGGAGCCACCTGACATCATGAAGAAACTGCCCTGGGTAGAAAACTACTGGCTAGACGATATATTGCTGGCCAAGCCCAAAGTGACCCAGTACTACCTGATCTGCATGAAGGAAAGCTACCCCAACTTTCACATCGACTCGGGGCACTTCTGCCTGATACCGCGTGTTCAAA TCCCACGAGCCCTGACTGTGGCCAAGATGCCACTCCCCAGAGGGCCCTCGGACCATCCATCCCTGGGACAGGAGGCCATGGAGACATCCCTGGATGGAGGGGCAGGGGTGCATGTGGGATCAGATAAGCACACGAATGTCTCGTTTTTCTAA